The proteins below come from a single Microbacterium sp. SLBN-154 genomic window:
- a CDS encoding three-helix bundle dimerization domain-containing protein: MTREIPDEDVVFTEIADRLRERYPQASPADIEQALDRARHHFDGAKVRDFVPVLVEREARASLDQTLSSG, from the coding sequence ATGACTCGTGAGATCCCCGACGAGGATGTCGTGTTCACCGAGATCGCCGACCGCCTGCGCGAGCGCTATCCGCAGGCATCCCCGGCCGACATCGAGCAGGCTCTCGATCGCGCCCGACACCATTTCGACGGCGCCAAGGTGCGCGACTTCGTTCCGGTTCTGGTCGAACGCGAGGCGCGCGCCTCCCTCGATCAGACGCTGTCATCGGGATGA